The following proteins are encoded in a genomic region of Bubalus kerabau isolate K-KA32 ecotype Philippines breed swamp buffalo chromosome 13, PCC_UOA_SB_1v2, whole genome shotgun sequence:
- the FAM209A gene encoding protein FAM209A, which translates to MPSLLTMQSLKWCLFLPLCLSCGYAFMFSSLREKPKETQGKVPCGGHFRIRQNLPEHTQSRLGSKWLWLTFIVVLYMILKFRGDGEKNKVQTPPTLRGCTFRPPGRKNASPNKNFAFSTLTQLEMDLVEFVSRVRNLKVNMATSSHFRLQNLGNADPQHKVTIYEIWGEEDSVD; encoded by the exons ATGCCATCTCTGCTCACCATGCAGTCTCTGAAATGGTGCTTGTTCTTGCCTCTGTGTCTCTCCTGCGGCTAtgcctttatgttttcttctctgaGAGAGAAACCCAAAGAAACCCAGGGGAAGGTGCCTTGCGGAGGGCACTTTCGAATTCGGCAGAATCTACCAGAGCATACCCAAAGCAGGCTTGGGAGCAAGTGGCTCTGGCTCACTTTTATTGTTGTGCTGTACATGATACTGAAGTTTCGAGGAGATGGTGAAAAGAATAAG GTGCAGACTCCTCCCACCCTTCGGGGCTGTACATTTCGCCCTCCAGGAAGGAAAAACGCTTCACCCAACAAAAACTTTGCATTCAGTACCTTAACCCAGCTCGAGATGGACCTTGTGGAATTTGTGTCCAGGGTGCGGAATCTGAAAGTCAACATGGCAACCAGCAGTCACTTCAGGCTTCAGAACTTAGGGAATGCAGATCCACAGCATAAAGTTACAATATATGAGATTTGGGGCGAAGAAGACTCTGTCGATTGA